TTTTGATCGCTCCAATGTATGATTTCATTTCGTTATATCGTTGGTGTGGCATGCAGATCCCCCTCCCAACCACAATGGTGTTGACGAGATCCATTTCCTTATAGATAGAATTGGAAAATCAAAGgcaaacttttaaaaaaaaccttcaaagaaaaaaataattctatTTGACCCATGTACATTGCTAATATCAAGAAAGAAATAATCGTATTTCTTGAGTaaattattattagtatttaGTATTGATTTAGTatgagaaaaataaatgataataAAAATATCACTTTATTCAAAACCTTTTGGAGAAATTTAGATATCTCATTTCAAAATTTGTGAacatgatttatttatttattttgataaatgACATGTCCCAAGGAAAGCTAAACTTATGACCTCCTAAATGTGAGGTATTGATCCTTGTCAAATTAGTTACGTCTCACtgataaaaattaataaataggaaaagaaaacacTACCTGATCGTATGAGGCACGAGGCCTCTGCGCCCAAACATAGAGTTGTGGGAATCAAGTAACGGTATTTATccctaataaataatttattattataatttgcATTTCCACCATCAACATAAGAGGCAATGATTTTCTCTCATGTGGATGTCTGATTTGATTATATTGATGGTTGGATAGATTTGACTATGCTGAGTTAGAGATGTGTCTGTTAGAACACGtaagggttttgtcaaatccgaatccgtctCCATACAGATCTCTAGAATGCGATCGAATCAAAATAAAGCAGGGAATGTAAGACATACCTTTCACCACGTTTGTTGATGTAAAAGAGATAAGATCGCCTCAAATAGCTGCAACAATCTGCCAGATAATGAATTCAATTCGCGATGGAGATCTTCTGCAATCTGCTAGACACTCCCACTGAGTTCTCTCTTAtggagaaaagataaaagaatagaatagtgactgcagggaccccatcatttagtatttataatactctccaaaaccctaatccacttTCACAATGGGTCGGTCCGGTCTGatctatttcaataaaatagtagcatGCCACGTCAGTCCCTTGTATTTTTTAATCTCCATCAATGATCGatctaataattaattaagcccacactcatcacattttgagaaaaatcCTAACAATATCAAATTTCATTTCCATCCAAATATCTCTGTCTTTGTTGTTTAAGTAGAGTGGGGGCAATGGAATATGTTTCAACTCTTTCTCTCAAATTTCAAAAGTTCAACCTCTTATGACGCTTTTTTCTtcgaaaattttattttctgacGTGGCTGTCTCTttgatttttactttttattttctagGTAATGTCTCATTTGATTAAAATCCATGATAAGAGCTGATGCAGTTGGAGGTGTTCGGGTCCAAATTCACATAATAATAGGACAGAGAGAATTATATTTAAGTAAGTGGCGGTGCCGCCGGTACGTGTCGTGACGAACTACCACAAGCACGGGGGCGGGCGAATGTCTGATTACGTCATCCCAGTTGTCATTTGTTGGCGTCGCAGTGTGGGCATGGAGATGTTAGTTGTCGTaattggatatatatatatatttattggtAACAATTGGTTACATATTTACGGATCCAACCATGTCGGTTGGCCTCATAtacattatttattatttattattcatACGGACATAATACTTTActttataaaaatattttatttattatttaggGAAGTATTTTTTTGACGGGGTGCGATGCGTCTAtccctctcttcctcaaaacaatgggggtagagatgtcttttcatattggaaagagagagatagactcatcaCTCATTGGACTATTGGCGTAGGCCACAATCTCGAAGGAAATtaattctctccaattccctaaaagtgtgcagtgaggtaatgctaggtggagatgtcgacacccgGCAACTCAGACATCCAACAATCCAAGCTCATTGATTTCTGTTGTGCTCGGACCATTGAATGTCCAAACTGCCAgatgtcaacatctccacctagcactagcactgccgcactacacacttttaggaattgaagaggattaaaatcccacTTTGGGTGGGTTGGATTATGACGAGTTCCTTGTTGGTTCTGTGAGGCCCTTATGCTTCTTAaaagatattttatttattggcCAACGTTCTTTATGGGAGAGTGTGACTCTTGTATCTGTAAtgccaatgagagtgtgtgaGCTAGGACATTTGGGGAGTGGCGCGATCATATCGCCCCCTCTCAGTCTGGACGTGGATGGTACACTCCCCCTATAaagaatttttctcttttatttatttattaaggtTATCTGTTCCACAGCGTGGTCCTTGTACCAGCATGAGGACCACACAAGGAGGCATCAGCAAGAGGTGGGATTTCTAACTTTCATAAAATTAGGAATTATTTTGCTACATATTGTGTCTGGCATTGGAGTCATGTATAGTTAGAttccccttatttatttattttggatgaaaatagaactaatatttaattaaaaactgTTTATTATTATGCGTTCTAATGTTGAAGTCGGATGATATGACATATAATACCACATCGATACattaaaaagtgttctttttaTTTAGAATCGAAATAATACGAACTGGTTTCAATTAATATGTATtggaattggtatcgatattttacaaaaaaaaaaaaaaagaattggtgTAGATACATGTAGTGATCGATATAGTACATAATACCACGAGGGTTCtaccaaaaattaaataaaatagagGGTTTTACTGTTTTAGTGTACAGTATCAATCACCGTCGATGTCAATATTGATATGGTCAACTGTAGTAGCCCAATAAAGCCAATCCCATATACAAGAAAACcatttttaaacctaaaatccTTGCGTTTCTGCCCATGCACAAATATAAAATTGATTAGATACCAGTATTGAGTATTGTTGATACCACCAATGTATATCTGCCTATGTATGATACCAGTACCTAACCCCCTGTATAGTGTATACTGTGTTTTATAACCTTTTTCtacttttattttgggtaggaTGTTTTATAACCTTAGATGGGTTCTTTCTCTCTTACCGAACAAAAAAAACGAAGATGGATTCTTTCTCGCACCCCCAATAAAATAGTATTGcataaaagaacataaatataaatttaaaaaagggGCCTTGAAGTGAtttcttattttaatatttatttaatcaGTTCTCAGGATATAAATAACTTGGTACAATAAGAGGTGGGTATTGATATATTTGACCATTGATTTCTTTTATCGTAgttgaaagaaaactttctacTTTAAAACATATAAAGAAAGATGGGTTTAAAAATGCATCGATAAAACGTGACGAATTAGTTTCATGTATGTTAAAGGACAATAAGGTCATTTCATGGGAGGAGGAAAATGAAAGATAACAAGAGAATGCtagcatggttttagtaattggtacCCGATCAGTCAGATAGATGAATTCGTTTTGACTGATCCTGTATTGGTTGATTGGTATAGACCAAGAGAAAAATGTTAaaactttgattttttaaatGAACTAAGTCTGATACAATACTTAGATTAGTATCAACCAACACCAATATGATAACCAATACTAATTCGTAAATCATTGGGTGCTGGTTACCTCCCCTCCCTTAGAGGGCTTAACTAAtatttttgggggaaaaaaatggaaacagaaaaaagaacCGAGTAGCATGAGAAAAAGAGGTGAAATGACTCTCCCACACCGTGAATCCAAAAAATCTTATCACTGTTTGATGCTCAAAGGCTGGTGCGGGGGCCACGCTGCCATTGGGAGAATGAGAGTAAAATATTTTGGCGTTACCGTGGCTGACGAGGCAGACATGTTTGTCGTAaacaaaaaatctaaaaaacaCGTAGTCCAGCGTTGGATGCATTGGTGGTAAACATTTCAAAGGTGAATCTGACGGAAAATGAGTTCTTGATGGACACGTGTCGGAGATCATTCTCCAGCTGTAACAAACACTACCCAGCAGGGCAATATCCTTGCTTATTAGGACAACATATGATAACAGTGATTAATTAACGTTTTCCGTTAAAAATCATTACTCAttagtcacaagactcgcactGCCCAACAACAACAAGGACACTTCCaggtaaaagaagaaaagtaaaaataaaataaaagcagtCTCTGTTTCTTTTCCCCTATCTATCTGACCTTACCGCTTCCACTTTGATAATCTGTCTATAAATTGGGAAACAAACCTGAATGGTCTCATACATGCAATCAGCACAGCGAAGAGAGCAGAATAGCTgaagaactctctctctctctctcattctctctcaaTTCTGAATTCTGTATTCTTTTAATGGAAGACGTCCTAACTATGACGGTCTCCGCGATCAAGTCGCCGGCCGAATCTTCTTCATGTTATCGTTGTGCGTTATCGGCAGGAACAGATCTAAGTTCTGGAGAAGTTTCAATTTCAGATGCTGATGTTCGAATTCTTACTTCTGGTGGATTAAGAATTCCCGTACATGCTAGTGTTCTGGTGCGTTTTCCGGAATCCTGATGATCAATCCCCCGAGAGAGCTAATTCAATTCCGATTTATTTACAAAAATTGGAACAGAAACCAactcccccctcttttttcaTTAACGTTTTGGAAAATGATTTTACTTCAGATTCAAAATCACCCAACCTAAGTTGTGGGGATTGAtgatttctgtttcttctttctctttctctctgttgtTTATTGAATGTTTATCGAAGCTTAGAATTATTTCAAATAAGAACGCCATTTGTAAATTGGAATTGGATGGGGATAGAAAATTCATTTCTCATCTGATGTTCGTTCATattgtctttatttatttggtcCTGAAATTTTAGGTTTCGGTTTCATCTGTATTGGCGAAGATCATAGATCGACCCCAAAAGGATCGGAACTCCAAGAAGATCGTCCCCATACTGGGCGTTCCTTGCGACGCGGTGCTCGCGTTTGTCCGATATCTCTATTCTTCCAGGTCAGCTACCACTCCACTTCCCTGATTCCTTCTAACCTACTAAATAGCTTCATTACAACTCATCGTATACCGGCCGAGATCAGATGTATCTTGGAATTGGAAACTAGAATATTAGATCCTTTTCTTGCTTCGTTATGTGAAAAAGTCCAAACCAACCGTCCTCTTTCCCTCACTTTACACTTGGCTCGTTTTAGACCGTCAAACAGAAAAtctgatcaaaagaaaaaaaaatcagaaagcCTTGCGGAACGTCTTCTCTTTGAATCTCCTCCATGCTTAACTCCCAAGAAACATTCTTAACTATATTGATTCCATTTTGTAATTCTATATGTATATTTTCTGTACTTATTGTGAAATCACGGAAATTCACCTGACTTGACGGCAGATGCTCGGAGGAAGAAATGGACAAGTACGGGATCCACTTACTGACGCTGTCGCACGTCTTCTCGATACGCCAGCTAAAGCTGAGATGCACTAGAGGGTTAGCTGCGCGTTTGACGATAGAAAACGTGGTGGACATGCTTCAGCTGGCAAGGCTCTGCGACGCGCCGGATCTTTACCTCAAATGTATGAAGATGGTCTCCAAGGACTTGAAGGCCATCGAGAAGACGGAAGCATGGAAGTTCTTGCAAGATCATGATCCCTGGCTCGAGCTCGAGATCCTACAATTCCTCGACGAAGCCGAATTGGTAAGCAACGAATTCAATTTATGATCGTGTAATTGAGTATAAATTTTGAGTTTTGCTAATGGATTGATTAATAAATCTtgggtaaaatggtaaatttTCAGAGGCAGAAACAGAGGATTAAGGAGAAGGAGGCGCAGAGTTTGTATCTGCAACTGAACGAAGCGATGGAGTGCCTGGAGCATATCTGCACTGAGGGGTGTACGAGTGTGGGACCTTATGACAAGGAGCCGAGCATGAGCAAGGGTCCTTGCCAGAAGTTCTCCACGTGTCAGGGAGTGCAGCTCTTGATTCGACATTTTGCCACGTGTAGTAGAAAGGTCCGTGGTGGTTGCTGCCGGTGCAGGCGGATGTCGCAGCTCTTCCGACTTCACTCCTCCATCTGCGACCATGCCGATACTTGCAAGGTTCCTCTTTGCAGGTGTGTAAATCCTAACCCATCTGatcctttctctcctttattACTTTGATTCACAAATCAGAACACGTGAATTTTCTTAAAGGAAAAGTTCCGGCCTCTGAGGTGGTAGTTTGGAAAGGATTCTTCATGATTTTAATTATGTGGACGAAGATGATTGATATGACAATTTTGACCATTATCAAAACCATTAGATATTTAGACTTTAAAGAGATTAATTGGAAAAAAGGTTCTTTGAATCCTCGGGGTGGAGGGTACACTggcattttcaattttcatggtCTTTCCGTCTCGTCCAAAAAATGAATTGACCACCTCCACCTGGTTCAGAGTAACGTACTGGGGATAAAATAGTTAATTTGCCATGCATAGCAAGAAGACAAGGAGTGGGATCCCCACGTTTCTATATAAGTTTCTGTGATGGATTATTCAGTAGGGGATGGAAACATCACCACCACGGCACCACCACTAACTCCACCAGTCACCAGTTACCACTGACCACCACTATGAACACCACCAGTGTAATACAACTAAGCAATAAAGCCAGCTACCAAATGGACCCAGAGGAGGAGGCAGAGGTAGAGAAAGATTGAAAAAGACGGATGATTTCGGCACCCATCCACTAATGGAATTGAATGCTATTGTGGAAAATTAAGTTAGGGTTAGAATGAATCTTGCACATCATTTGGCTCCCAGTcctactccaaaaaaaaaatatatatatatatatacgtattaaaaataaaaagagaaaaaatcttTAAAGATGTGATGATCATTTTATATGGTTCTGTGTTAGTATAAGACTGTGTGCCACACGCAATTAGAAAGCGTAACGTTCTCtataacaaaaatatatatatagatgataGATGAATGGGTCCCATTTCCATTGCGCTCATATTTTATTAatggaaaatttttgttttatactgaaaaaaaaatctgaactACTCCTTTCGGTAACAATTGATAGCTGattaaatttgttttgtttgttctgATTGAataattttctctattttggcAGGCAAATCCAACCAAAAACGCAATTAGGGAAAAAGGGTGATGATGCAAGGTGGAAACTACTTGTGAGGAAAGTGTTGGCGGCCAAAGTTATGTCCTCTTTGAGGTTGCCCAACCCTAAAAGAAAGGACTTGGAACCAACAAGACTACAAGAGTAGGACTAGAAGGAGAACCGTACCATGGATGATGACGAAAATCTTAGTAGAAATAAAATAGGAATCACTTTTTCTTCACCTACTTtgaatcaaaaaaaaatt
The nucleotide sequence above comes from Telopea speciosissima isolate NSW1024214 ecotype Mountain lineage chromosome 3, Tspe_v1, whole genome shotgun sequence. Encoded proteins:
- the LOC122653458 gene encoding BTB/POZ and TAZ domain-containing protein 1-like, which codes for MEDVLTMTVSAIKSPAESSSCYRCALSAGTDLSSGEVSISDADVRILTSGGLRIPVHASVLVSVSSVLAKIIDRPQKDRNSKKIVPILGVPCDAVLAFVRYLYSSRCSEEEMDKYGIHLLTLSHVFSIRQLKLRCTRGLAARLTIENVVDMLQLARLCDAPDLYLKCMKMVSKDLKAIEKTEAWKFLQDHDPWLELEILQFLDEAELRQKQRIKEKEAQSLYLQLNEAMECLEHICTEGCTSVGPYDKEPSMSKGPCQKFSTCQGVQLLIRHFATCSRKVRGGCCRCRRMSQLFRLHSSICDHADTCKVPLCRQIQPKTQLGKKGDDARWKLLVRKVLAAKVMSSLRLPNPKRKDLEPTRLQE